In one window of Brassica rapa cultivar Chiifu-401-42 chromosome A07, CAAS_Brap_v3.01, whole genome shotgun sequence DNA:
- the LOC103828665 gene encoding PHD finger protein ING1: MQSCETLNTQMSFADEFESNLVSLAHVLQKKYALLRDLDKSLQENQRQNEQRCEKEIEDIRRGRTANVTPNAHFSEEAIDEQKHSVRIADEKVALAMQAYDLVDMHVQQLDQYMKKSNEQMRREKENASASNLENSGEAGKAGEGRRGGRKKTRLATAASTAAVASASTGMTSTGMDLDLPVDPNEPTYCICNQVSYGEMIACDNNECKIEWFHFGCVGLKDQPKGKWYCPDCATVKKSRKGR, encoded by the exons ATGCAATCTTGTGAAACCCTAAATACCCAAATGTCATTCGCCGACGAATTTGAATCTA ATCTAGTGTCGTTGGCTCATGTATTGCAGAAGAAATATGCACTCCTCCGTGATTTGGATAAAAGTTTGCAAG AGAATCAAAGACAGAACGAGCAACGGTGTGAAAAGGAGATAGAGGATATAAGAAGAGGCAGAACCGCAAATGTTACACCCAATGCACACTTCTCAGAGGAAGCAATTGATGAACAGAAGCACAGCGTCAGGATTGCTGATGAGAAGGTCGCTTTGGCTATGCAGGCTTATGATCTG GTGGATATGCATGTTCAGCAACTTGACCAGTACATGAAAAAATCCAATGAGCAGATGCGCCgag AGAAGGAAAATGCTTCTGCATCAAACCTTGAGAACAGCGGGGAAGCCGGGAAGGCAGGTGAAGGTAGAAGAGGAGGACGAAAGAA GACAAGGCTAGCAACTGCAGCGTCAACAGCAGCAGTAGCATCAGCATCAACAGGTATGACTTCTACTGGTATGGATTTGGATCTACCTGTGGATCCCAACGAACCAACTTACTGCATCTGCAACCAAGTTAGCTACGGCGAGATGATTGCATGCGATAACAATGAG TGTAAGATTGAGTGGTTCCATTTTGGTTGCGTGGGGCTGAAAGATCAACCCAAGGGAAAATGGTACTGTCCGGATTGTGCTACAGTCAAGAAGAGCAGGAAAGGCCGATGA
- the LOC103828663 gene encoding uncharacterized protein LOC103828663 encodes MDVQVFTKRFLHQCYLFDCLRGSQPFCNVDHEWVALADEDHPHSVFFVDGVSRQHQDLLSFKILTVKALNQACGVPLIGAEVLTQPPWLLEEFNMNREERETARSWLFMSESDILGHPWVVTGQRRVYGIECTTCVMYQNPPFGRFILSRYRSPLHEDSVYWLNFSERNVGSWKMFLQNNAANAQKNKITRDDNRRYNAGISENLAQNRDDNLVNQLSGMTMH; translated from the exons ATGGATGTTCAAGTTTTCACAAAACGATTTCTCCATCAGTGCTATTTATTTGATTGCTTGAGAGGGTCACAGCCTTTTTGCAATGTGGATCATGAGTGGGTTGCTTTAGCAGATGAAGATCATCCACATTCAGTTTTCTTTGTTGATGGAGTTAGTCGTCAGCACCAAGATCTTCTGTCTTTCAAGATACTTACGGTAAAAGCACTTAACCAAGCCTGTGGAGTGCCGTTGATTGGTGCTGAGGTTCTCACGCAGCCCCCTTGGCTTTTGGAGGAGTTCAACATGAACAGAGAGGAAAGAGAAACAGCTAGGTCATGGTTATTCATGTCCGAAAGCGACATACTTGGTCATCCGTGGGTTGTGACTGGACAAAGGCGTGTTTATGGGATTGAATGTACCACGTGTGTCATGTATCAAAACCCTCCATTTGGGCGATTCATACTTTCTCGATACAGATCCCCTCTCCATGAAGACTCTGTCTACTGGTTAAATTTCAGCGAAAGAAATGTGGGCAGCTGGAAAATGTTCTTACAAAACAATGCCGCGAATGCTCAAAAGAACAAGATCACAAGG GATGATAACAGGAGGTACAATGCTGGAATAAGTGAAAATCTTGCGCAGAATCGTGATGACAATTTGGTCAACCAACTTTCTG GGATGACAATGCACTGA
- the LOC103828666 gene encoding hydroxyethylthiazole kinase, with protein sequence MESKEWSSGVWTHLTSVRRQSPLVQCITNLVSMDLVANTLLSAGASPAMVHSVAEVPDFTPHIHALCVNVGTLTPDWLPSMKAAAELASQLGKPWVLDPAAVSCSGFRLKACLELVELKPSVIKGNGSEIIALSGSASQCQTKGADSSHESTEAVEAAKSLALSSGAVVAVSGAVDIVTDGKRVVGVHNGTKMMQKITATGCSLAGLVAAFLAVDPLHPLEATVSAMSVFGIAGELGEELANGPASLRMHLIDSLYGLDETTVLSRVRITRLG encoded by the exons ATGGAATCAAAAGAATGGAGCTCCGGCGTGTGGACGCACCTCACGTCCGTCCGGCGACAATCGCCGCTGGTTCAGTGCATCACCAACTTGGTCTCAATGGATCTCGTGGCCAACACGCTTTTATCCGCCGGCGCATCACCGGCGATGGTTCATTCCGTCGCTGAGGTTCCCGATTTCACACCTCATATTCACGCGCTCTGCGTCAACGTCGGCACGCTTACGCCTGACTGGCTCCCCTCCATGAAAGCCGCTGCCGAACTCGCTTCTCAGCTCGGAAAGCCATGGGTTCTCGATCCCGCCGCCGTGAGTTGCTCCGGTTTCCGGTTGAAGGCGTGCTTGGAGCTCGTTGAGCTTAAACCTAGCGTGATCAAAGGAAACGGTTCTGAGATCATTGCTCTCTCGGGCTCTGCTTCACAGTGTCAGACTAAG GGTGCGGATAGCTCTCATGAATCTACAGAGGCCGTAGAAGCTGCCAAGTCATTAGCTTTGTCTAGTGGTGCTGTTGTTGCAGTTTCAGGAGCTGTTGATATCGTTACGGATGGGAAACGGGTTGTTGGTGTCCACAACGGGACAAAGATGATGCAGAAGATCACTGCGACTGGGTGTTCTCTAGCTGGTCTGGTTGCTGCGTTTCTTGCTGTCGATCCGTTGCATCCACTGGAAGCTACTGTTTCCGCTATGTCTGTCTTTGGCATCGCAGGTGAGTTGGGTGAAGAGTTGGCGAACGGTCCAGCTTCTTTGAGAATGCATTTGATTGATTCTCTTTACGGTTTAGATGAAACCACTGTGCTTAGCCgtgtgagaatcaccaggttGGGTTGA
- the LOC103828669 gene encoding glutamine--fructose-6-phosphate aminotransferase [isomerizing] 2, with protein sequence MKHKLTKKKKKKRGEFHMDQQLKRSSELKIPRDQRRTTSPHAQGLDKGALYPIIYGHVIVPDRSQIDKNNQTCASQLQQQNHSFFFVFPLILKHFRRRRRRMCGIFAYLNFHANKERRYILDVLFNGLRRLEYRGYDSAGIAIDSSSLSSPPLVFRQAGNIESLVNSVNEEITNTELNLEEVFYFHAGIAHTRWATHGEPAPRNSHPQSSGPGDDFLVVHNGVITNYEVLKETLVRHGFTFESDTDTEVIPKLAKFVFDKANEEGEQTVSFCEVVFEVMRHLEGAYALIFKSWRYPNELVACKRGSPLLLGVKELDQDKSNTHVFKDAHFLSKNDHPKEFFLSSDPHALVEHTKKVLVIEDEEVVHLKDGGVDILKFERRNGSSRPASVERALSVLEMEVEQINKGKYDHYMQKEIHEQPESLTTTMRGRLIRGGSSKPKTVLLGGLKDHLKTIRRSRRIVFIGCGTSYNAALASRPILEELSGIPVSMEIASDLWDRQGPIYREDTAVFVSQSGETADTLLALDYARENGALCVGITNTVGSSIARKTDCGVHINAGAEIGVASTKAYTSQIVVMVMLALAIGSDTISSQTRREAIIDGLLDLPNKIREVLKLDEEMKDLAQLLIEEQSLLVFGRGYNYATALEGALKVKEVSLMHSEGILAGEMKHGPLALVDENLPIAVIATRDACFSKQQSVIQQLHARKGRLIVMCSKGDAASVSSSGSCRAIEVPQVEDCLQPVVNIVPLQLLAYHLTVLRGHNVDQPRNLAKSVTTQ encoded by the exons ATGAAAcataagttgacaaaaaaaaaaaaaaaaaaaagaggagaatTTCACATGGACCAACAACTAAAAAGAAGTAGTGAACTAAAAATCCCACGTGACCAGCGGCGCACCACCAGTCCCCACGCGCAAGGTCTAGACAAGGGCGCCCTCTACCCAATCATCTACGGCCACGTCATAGTTCCTGACAGAAGTCAAATAGACAAAAATAACCAAACTTGCGCATCGCAATTACAACAACAGAACCATtctttcttcttcgtcttccctCTCATTCTGAAACAttttcgaagaagaagaagaagaatgtgtgGAATATTCGCGTATCTGAATTTCCACGCGAACAAAGAGAGACGCTACATTCTCGACGTTCTGTTCAATGGCCTCCGTCGTCTCGAGTACCGCGGCTACGATTCCGCAGGCATCGCCATcgattcttcttctctctcttctcctccGCTCGTGTTTCGTCAGGCTGGCAACATCGAATCACTCGTCAATTCCGTCAACGAAG AGATTACGAATACAGAATTGAACTTGGAGGAGGTTTTCTATTTTCACGCGGGGATTGCACACACGAGGTGGGCTACTCATGGTGAGCCAGCTCCCAGGAACAGTCATCCTCAGTCCTCTGGTCCTGGTGATGATTTTCTGGTTGTTCACAATGGAGTTATCACTAACTATGAG GTACTGAAAGAGACGTTAGTCaggcatggatttacttttgaaTCCGATACAGACACCGAAGTCATTCCCAAGCTTGCTAAATTTGTTTTTGACAAAGCTAATGAAGAAG GTGAGCAGACCGTAAGTTTCTGTGAAGTTGTCTTTGAAGTGATGAGACATCTCGAGGGTGCTTATGCTCTTATTTTCAAAAGCTGGCGTTATCCTAACGAGTTAGTTGCCTGCAAGCGTGGAAGTCCCTTGCTTTTAGGCGTTAAA GAGCTAGACCAAGACAAGAGCAACACTCATGTTTTCAAGGATGCCCACTTTCTTTCCAAGAATGACCATCCTAAGGAATTTTTCTTATCAAGTGATCCCCACGCTCTTGTTGAGCATACAAAGAAAGTTTTAGTGattgaagatgaagaagttgtTCATCTCAAG GATGGAGGCGTTGACATACTTAAGTTTGAAAGGCGTAATGGTTCATCTAGACCTGCTTCAGTGGAACGTGCGTTATCTGTTTTAGAGATGGAGGTTGAGCAAATAAACAAGGGCAAGTATGATCATTACATGCAAAAAGAAATACACGAACAGCCGGAATCTCTAACTACTACAATGAGAGGCAGGCTTATACGCGGTGGTTCAAGCAAACCGAAAACAGTCCTCCTAGGTGGGTTGAAGGATCACCTCAAGACCATAAGACGCAGCCGCCGTATAGTTTTCATCGGGTGTGGGACAAGTTACAACGCCGCTCTTGCATCAAGACCTATCTTGGAAGAACTCTCTG GTATACCAGTCAGCATGGAGATTGCTAGTGATCTCTGGGACCGGCAAGGTCCCATATACAGAGAGGACACGGCGGTGTTTGTGAGTCAGTCTGGTGAAACAGCAGATACTTTACTTGCTTTGGATTATGCTCGCGAAAACGGTGCCTTGTGTGTCGGGATAACTAACACAGTTGGGAGCTCCATAGCTAGAAAAACAGACTGTGGTGTCCATATTAACGCAGGAGCTGAGATCGGTGTGGCAAGTACAAAG GCATACACAAGTCAGATCGTGGTGATGGTAATGCTGGCTCTAGCGATTGGAAGTGACACAATCTCCAGCCAAACTAGACGGGAAGCTATAATTGATGGGCTACTTGACTTACCGA ATAAGATTAGGGAAGTACTAAAGCTAGATGAGGAAATGAAGGATCTAGCGCAACTGTTGATAGAGGAGCAGTCACTGCTTGTGTTTGGAAGAGGATACAACTACGCAACAGCACTAGAAGGAGCACTGAAAGTAAAAGAAGTATCACTTATGCACAGTGAAGGAATACTTGCAGGAGAAATGAAACACGGGCCTTTAGCTTTAGTTGATGAGAATCTACCCATCGCTGTGATCGCCACTCGGGACGCTTGTTTCAGCAAACAACAATCTGTGATCCAGCAACTACACGCACGCAAAGGGAGACTGATAGTGATGTGCTCAAAAGGCGATGCTGCGTCTGTGAGCTCGAGTGGATCTTGTAGAGCAATAGAGGTTCCGCAAGTGGAAGATTGTTTACAGCCTGTTGTTAATATAGTGCCATTACAG TTATTGGCGTATCATCTGACTGTTCTGAGAGGACACAATGTTGACCAGCCGAGGAATCTAGCGAAGAGTGTGACAACTCAGTAG
- the LOC103828667 gene encoding dirigent protein 16 gives MMMIKQSPFFLLAAIFLLTLAVFAAALEPPPEDPIFELYMHDILGGSSPTARPITGLLGNIYNGQVPFAKQIGFTPPENGIAIPNANGALPTVNGINGVPLGTGLSGTSYSGQNLNGIQTQLGPDGLSLGFGTITVIDDILTSGPDLGSQPLGKAQGVYVASSGDGSTQMMAFTAMLEGGEYNDNLNFYGIYRIGSAMSHLSVTGGTGRFKNACGFAEVRPLIPSGQHQVDGAESLLRIIVHLKY, from the coding sequence ATGATGATGATCAAGCAATCACCATTCTTTCTTTTAGCAGCAATCTTCTTGCTCACACTTGCTGTTTTCGCAGCAGCACTTGAACCTCCACCTGAAGACCCCATTTTCGAGCTCTACATGCACGATATACTTGGAGGAAGCAGCCCCACGGCGAGACCCATCACAGGTTTGCTCGGCAACATTTACAACGGTCAAGTTCCTTTTGCTAAGCAGATTGGTTTCACCCCTCCCGAAAACGGTATAGCCATACCCAATGCTAACGGCGCCCTCCCCACCGTTAACGGTATAAACGGTGTGCCTCTCGGGACAGGCTTGTCCGGTACATCTTACTCTGGTCAGAACCTGAACGGGATTCAGACCCAGCTGGGTCCTGATGGTCTGAGTCTCGGGTTTGGCACTATCACTGTCATCGATGACATACTCACATCTGGTCCTGACTTGGGTTCGCAGCCTCTTGGTAAGGCTCAAGGAGTTTACGTTGCAAGTTCTGGAGATGGAAGCACACAGATGATGGCTTTCACGGCTATGCTCGAAGGTGGAGAGTACAACGACAACCTCAACTTCTATGGAATTTACAGGATCGGAAGCGCCATGTCGCATCTGTCAGTGACTGGCGGAACAGGTAGGTTCAAGAACGCTTGTGGCTTTGCCGAGGTCAGGCCTTTGATTCCATCGGGTCAGCACCAAGTGGATGGTGCAGAGTCTTTACTAAGGATCATTGTCCATCTAAAGTACTAA
- the LOC103828668 gene encoding protein KRI1 homolog, which yields MPSKVFGGDIPENKGPIELEVDDEYSRRLEFNREREDRRRYAKAVAEGEIVEDEEEAEESEDVSDPEEEIGVDEVSTWIKSLNKLKEHDPGFIATGQIDDAEKKDRKKKKKDEKKKKTKVMHLKDVQAQHLLEDGPDADEEDEGRSSRVQSYGEQQEELRRAVSDALEAGGEESDDGDDEDLLRVKEGDDDSAEEEEDEELKEMADEYFGKVSELGEGDKFLRDYLLKQMWKDKDGKGKTQVIDEAELKQISDDEELVIEQEEFETKYRHEETNAAGGIVMGQSRIVEDSVRKKDNPRKKQRENKVDRKKIAEIERQEELKRLKNVKKKEIEEKMNKVLSIAGFKQGEEFPLDARGLEDEFDPVEYDKMMKAAFDDNYYGAEDSELHSDDDDDDEKPDFDKEDELLGLPKNWDVIQSGDGFTATREKVLKQKEDDEEPEEEEEEEVDEEEEREGKRKRKRKASLVKRAQETLMEEYYKLDYEDTIGDLKTRFKFAKVQPNSYGLEKEEILFLDDTELNQYVPLKKMAPYMEKDWEVNKYKLKVQKHKFSELLERIDDPDEKRSKKKSKKRDREEKRDVVVTEKKPAAPIADEEGEAETSKLSRKAKRRRREAEKKLPPNRMVAYGKTN from the coding sequence ATGCCTTCCAAAGTGTTCGGCGGTGACATTCCTGAGAACAAAGGCCCCATTGAGCTCGAGGTCGACGACGAATACAGCCGTAGGTTGGAATTCAACAGAGAGCGCGAGGATAGAAGGCGATACGCCAAAGCGGTGGCGGAAGGTGAAATCGTCGAGGACGAAGAAGAAGCCGAAGAATCCGAAGACGTTTCTGACCCAGAGGAGGAGATCGGAGTTGATGAAGTCTCCACGTGGATCAAATCTTTAAATAAGTTAAAGGAGCATGACCCTGGGTTTATAGCTACAGGACAGATCGATGATGCTGAGAAGAAGGAtcgtaagaagaagaagaaggacgaaaagaagaagaaaacgaagGTGATGCACCTCAAAGATGTTCAGGCGCAGCATTTGCTCGAGGACGGTCCAGATGCTGATGAGGAAGATGAAGGGAGGAGTAGCAGGGTTCAGAGTTACGGCGAGCAGCAGGAGGAGCTGAGGCGAGCTGTGTCTGATGCTCTGGAGGCTGGAGGGGAGGAgagcgatgatggtgatgatgaggaTCTCTTGAGAGTCAAGGAAGGAGATGATGATTCtgcagaggaggaagaagatgaggagCTTAAGGAGATGGCTGATGAGTACTTCGGTAAAGTGTCTGAGCTTGGTGAGGGCGACAAGTTCTTGAGAGATTACTTGCTGAAGCAGATGTGGAAGGATAAAGATGGAAAAGGCAAAACCCAAGTGATTGATGAAGCAGAGCTTAAGCAGATCTCAGATGACGAGGAATTGGTTATTGAGCAAGAGGAGTTTGAGACCAAGTATCGTCATGAGGAGACGAATGCAGCAGGTGGGATTGTTATGGGTCAGTCTAGGATCGTTGAAGATTCCGTGAGGAAGAAGGATAACCCGAGGAAAAAACAGAGGGAGAACAAGGTCGATAGGAAGAAAATTGCTGAGATTGAGAGGCAAGAAGAGCTTAAGCGGCTCAAGAATGTCAAGAAGAAGGAGATTGAGGAGAAGATGAACAAGGTTCTTTCTATTGCTGGTTTTAAGCAAGGGGAAGAGTTTCCTTTAGATGCACGAGGCCTGGAAGATGAGTTTGACCCCGTAGAGTATGATAAGATGATGAAAGCTGCTTTTGATGACAACTACTACGGTGCTGAGGACTCTGAGTTGcatagtgatgatgatgatgatgatgagaagcCTGACTTTGACAAGGAAGATGAACTTCTTGGACTCCCAAAGAATTGGGATGTAATTCAAAGTGGGGATGGGTTTACTGCCACCAGAGAAAAGGTTTTGAAGCAAAAGGAGGATGATGAAGAAcctgaagaggaagaagaagaagaagtggatgaggaagaagagagagagggtaagaggaagagaaagagaaaagcaTCTCTTGTGAAAAGAGCCCAGGAAACTTTGATGGAGGAGTACTACAAGCTAGACTATGAGGACACAATTGGAGATTTGAAGACAAGGTTTAAGTTTGCTAAAGTACAACCAAACAGCTACGGGCTGGAGAAGGAAGAGATACTCTTCTTGGACGACACAGAGCTGAACCAGTACGTACCATTGAAGAAGATGGCTCCGTACATGGAAAAGGACTGGGAGGTGAACAAGTACAAACTCAAGGTGCAGAAACACAAGTTCAGTGAGTTGCTGGAGAGGATTGATGATCCTGATGAGAAGAGGAGcaagaagaagagcaagaagaGGGATCGTGAAGAGAAGCGAGATGTTGTTGTTACGGAGAAGAAGCCAGCAGCACCGATAGCAGATGAGGAAGGCGAGGCTGAGACAAGCAAACTGTCGAGGAAGGCGAAGAGAAGAAGACGTGAGGCTGAGAAGAAGCTTCCTCCTAACAGAATGGTTGCTTATGGGAAGACAAATTGA